Proteins encoded together in one Deinococcus irradiatisoli window:
- a CDS encoding NYN domain-containing protein, with product MHYVVHKPRIGLFIDTQNLYHSARDLAERTVNFETLLSVASKDRELVHAIAYTVEKDGDSTSRPFIYKLSALGYKVRRMTLSLHHVTDNGKAIWEGNWDMGMVADMVRLMDHLDVVVLGSGDGDFTDIVELLQERGKRVEVIAFREHTAQKLIDAADKFMHLPDLDEALMPARTAKP from the coding sequence ATGCACTACGTGGTTCACAAACCCAGAATCGGTCTGTTTATCGACACCCAGAACCTCTATCACTCGGCGCGCGACCTGGCCGAGCGCACCGTCAATTTCGAAACGCTGCTGAGCGTCGCCAGCAAGGACCGCGAACTGGTGCACGCCATCGCCTACACCGTCGAGAAAGACGGCGACAGCACCTCGCGCCCGTTTATCTACAAGCTCTCGGCGCTCGGCTACAAGGTGCGGCGCATGACGCTGAGCCTGCACCACGTCACCGACAACGGCAAGGCCATCTGGGAAGGCAACTGGGACATGGGCATGGTGGCCGATATGGTCCGGCTGATGGACCACCTCGACGTGGTGGTGCTGGGCAGCGGCGACGGCGATTTCACCGATATCGTCGAACTGTTGCAGGAGCGCGGCAAGCGGGTTGAGGTGATCGCCTTTCGCGAGCACACCGCCCAGAAGCTGATCGACGCCGCCGACAAATTCATGCACCTGCCGGACCTCGATGAAGCGCTGATGCCGGCCCGCACCGCCAAACCCTGA
- the queA gene encoding tRNA preQ1(34) S-adenosylmethionine ribosyltransferase-isomerase QueA, with amino-acid sequence MTPHDADAVLARLNFELPADRIAQVGAEPRDSSQLMVVGEPVEHRIFSELPELLRSGDLLVFNESRVIPARVMARKPLVDGRGGGTIEVLLLREEETNLWSAYLKPARRAGKELWLGTQRAEVVGQLDDGARLLRFDSDLKPHLEEIGRLPLPPYIEAGDDDRVWRERYQTVYARENGSVAAPTAGLHFTPELLGRLEESGVERCAVTLHVGAGTFKPIQGSVAEHTMHAERYRVSPETAGAINRARREGRRVVAVGTTTVRTLESAWNGSEVRAGEGETRIFITPGTPVQVPDLLITNLHLPGSTLMLLVAAFAGEARIRAAYDAALAGNYRFYSLGDAMLLKNRRASRPA; translated from the coding sequence GTGACGCCGCACGACGCCGACGCCGTTCTGGCGAGACTGAATTTCGAGCTGCCCGCCGACCGCATCGCCCAGGTGGGGGCCGAGCCGCGCGATTCCAGCCAGCTGATGGTGGTGGGCGAGCCTGTGGAGCACCGCATTTTTTCGGAGTTGCCCGAGTTGCTGCGTTCCGGCGACCTGCTGGTGTTCAACGAGTCGCGGGTCATCCCTGCCCGCGTGATGGCCCGCAAGCCGCTGGTGGACGGTCGGGGCGGCGGCACGATCGAGGTGCTGCTGCTGCGCGAGGAGGAAACCAACCTCTGGAGCGCCTACCTCAAGCCTGCCCGGCGCGCCGGTAAGGAGCTGTGGCTGGGTACCCAGCGGGCCGAGGTGGTGGGCCAGCTCGACGACGGCGCGCGCCTGCTGCGCTTCGACTCGGACCTCAAGCCGCACCTGGAGGAAATCGGCCGCCTGCCGCTGCCGCCCTACATCGAGGCCGGCGACGACGACCGGGTGTGGCGCGAGCGCTACCAGACGGTATATGCCCGCGAGAACGGCAGCGTGGCCGCCCCCACCGCCGGGCTGCACTTCACGCCCGAACTGCTCGGGCGCCTGGAAGAGAGCGGCGTCGAGCGCTGCGCCGTGACGCTGCATGTCGGGGCCGGCACCTTCAAGCCGATTCAGGGTTCGGTGGCCGAGCACACCATGCACGCCGAGCGCTACCGCGTGTCTCCCGAAACCGCCGGGGCCATCAACCGTGCCCGCCGCGAGGGCCGGCGCGTGGTGGCGGTAGGCACCACCACCGTACGCACGCTGGAAAGCGCCTGGAACGGCTCCGAGGTGCGGGCGGGGGAGGGCGAGACGCGCATCTTCATCACGCCCGGCACGCCGGTGCAAGTGCCGGACCTGCTGATCACCAATCTGCACCTGCCGGGCAGCACGCTGATGCTGCTGGTGGCGGCCTTCGCCGGCGAAGCGCGCATCCGGGCGGCCTACGACGCGGCGCTGGCCGGGAATTACCGCTTCTACAGTCTGGGCGACGCCATGTTGCTGAAAAACCGGCGGGCGTCCCGGCCCGCCTAG
- a CDS encoding DinB family protein, whose product MSEQAVTAVPELIAESFARNGRVNVAVIAALSEADLDLEDGAGGWTLGKHLGHLADFRKSWLSNISPPHAEGLPEVLRGNWSNFELTTRDLGELAATFRAGDAAALQAVSDALREGRAFADPWNEGAYASSPVHFLQHILVHDAHHRGQIMALLRRGGRTPEQMNALDDATWAIWRE is encoded by the coding sequence GTGAGCGAGCAGGCCGTGACAGCGGTGCCTGAACTCATCGCGGAATCCTTTGCCCGCAACGGCCGGGTCAACGTCGCCGTGATCGCCGCCCTTTCCGAGGCCGATCTGGACCTCGAAGATGGCGCGGGCGGCTGGACCCTCGGCAAGCACCTGGGCCATCTGGCGGACTTTCGCAAAAGCTGGCTGTCGAACATCTCGCCGCCGCACGCCGAGGGCTTGCCGGAAGTGCTGCGCGGCAACTGGTCGAACTTCGAGCTGACGACCCGCGACCTGGGCGAGCTCGCGGCCACGTTCAGGGCTGGAGACGCGGCGGCCCTGCAAGCCGTGAGTGACGCGCTGCGGGAAGGCCGGGCCTTCGCCGACCCCTGGAACGAGGGCGCCTACGCGTCGAGCCCGGTGCATTTTTTGCAGCACATCCTGGTTCACGACGCGCACCACCGGGGCCAGATCATGGCCCTGCTGCGGCGCGGCGGCCGCACCCCCGAGCAGATGAACGCACTAGACGACGCCACCTGGGCGATCTGGAGAGAATGA
- the nuoF gene encoding NADH-quinone oxidoreductase subunit NuoF, protein MTIAPPRPITSAKDPRFAPTLYANVGRPESWQLSTYLLAGGYQAMQRAFDIGNDAVIDEVKKSGLRGRGGAGFATGLKWSFMPLNDGKPHIIICNADESEPGSFKDRYLLSEDPHQLIEGMVIAGFAMRASVGYIYIRGEYVKAAERVWAAIHEAREAGFLGKNILGSGFDFDLQVHRGAGAYICGEETALMNSLEGLRANPRLKPPFPAAAGLYGLPTTINNVETFCAATQILKYGWEWHASMGTEKSKGMKLFQISGPVARPGVYELPLGTTFRELIYDWAGGPLEDIKAVIPGGSSCPMLPFDDKTLDTPMDYESVAAAGSMLGTGGVTLIPKADCIVNATWNLVRFYGHESCGKCTPCREGISSWMTRMYEKLVRGQGQPGDVQLILDMSDNIGGRSFCALADACLGPVLSSIKLFREEYDALANTGTPLYPARKRWRDE, encoded by the coding sequence GTGACCATCGCTCCGCCGCGCCCCATCACCAGCGCCAAAGACCCGCGCTTCGCGCCCACCCTGTACGCCAACGTGGGCCGCCCCGAGAGCTGGCAGCTGAGCACCTACCTGCTGGCCGGCGGCTATCAGGCCATGCAGCGCGCCTTTGACATCGGCAACGACGCCGTGATCGACGAGGTCAAGAAATCCGGCCTGCGCGGGCGCGGCGGCGCCGGCTTCGCCACCGGCCTGAAGTGGTCGTTCATGCCGCTCAACGACGGCAAGCCGCACATCATCATCTGCAACGCCGACGAATCCGAGCCGGGCAGCTTCAAGGACCGCTACCTGCTCTCCGAGGACCCCCACCAGCTGATCGAGGGCATGGTCATCGCGGGCTTTGCCATGCGCGCCTCGGTGGGCTACATCTACATCCGGGGCGAGTACGTCAAGGCCGCCGAGCGCGTCTGGGCCGCCATTCACGAGGCGCGTGAAGCCGGCTTTCTCGGCAAGAACATCCTGGGCAGCGGCTTCGACTTCGACCTTCAGGTTCACCGGGGGGCCGGCGCCTACATCTGCGGCGAGGAAACCGCGCTGATGAACTCGCTGGAGGGGCTGCGGGCCAATCCTCGCCTCAAGCCTCCCTTTCCGGCGGCGGCAGGGCTCTACGGCCTGCCCACCACCATCAACAACGTCGAAACCTTCTGCGCCGCCACCCAGATCCTCAAGTACGGCTGGGAATGGCACGCCTCGATGGGTACCGAGAAATCGAAGGGCATGAAGCTGTTTCAAATCTCCGGTCCGGTGGCCCGCCCCGGCGTGTACGAGCTGCCGCTGGGCACCACCTTCCGCGAGCTGATCTACGACTGGGCCGGCGGACCGCTCGAGGACATCAAGGCGGTCATTCCCGGCGGTTCGAGCTGCCCGATGCTGCCGTTCGACGACAAGACGCTCGACACCCCGATGGATTACGAATCGGTGGCGGCGGCCGGCAGCATGCTCGGCACCGGCGGCGTGACCCTGATTCCCAAGGCCGACTGCATCGTGAACGCCACCTGGAACCTGGTGCGCTTCTACGGCCACGAATCGTGCGGCAAGTGCACGCCGTGCCGCGAGGGAATTTCCAGCTGGATGACCCGCATGTACGAAAAACTCGTGCGCGGTCAGGGCCAGCCCGGCGACGTGCAGCTGATTCTAGACATGTCCGACAACATCGGTGGCCGCAGCTTCTGCGCGCTGGCCGACGCCTGCCTGGGGCCGGTGCTGAGCAGCATCAAACTGTTTCGCGAGGAGTACGACGCCCTGGCGAACACCGGCACACCGCTGTACCCGGCGCGCAAACGCTGGAGGGACGAATGA
- a CDS encoding sensor histidine kinase — protein MLVLYTDFQAAVPLGELMGILRSREDLSTTRFVAVGTQGLGALLSAGADALMSDGAAPEALAFLIGNMLRRTREQRELQEKNASLLKKLDAWEHEERVRDQLVHMLVHDLKNPIAAVLGLLEIVEDDERLPKDMKELVHLSREETQHLLHLSVNMLDVRKIQAGKMNLDFELMFSPMLREVIDLAQNDVGAGLRERRLTIEVSPNLSPVRADPDILRRIFANLLSNAMKHTTAGGHIDVAVMQVGEDLQFSMRDDGEGIPAEDIPNLFAAFEQSRLTLHGRFDTGMGLAFCKLAVEGHGGRIWVESVRGQGSLFTFVLPLARDEEDDDDFAELVS, from the coding sequence GTGCTGGTGCTGTACACCGACTTCCAGGCGGCGGTGCCGCTCGGCGAGCTGATGGGGATTTTGCGCAGCCGCGAAGACCTCAGCACCACCCGCTTCGTGGCGGTGGGCACCCAGGGACTGGGCGCTTTGCTCAGCGCCGGCGCCGACGCCCTGATGAGCGACGGGGCCGCGCCGGAAGCGCTGGCGTTTCTGATCGGCAACATGCTGCGGCGCACCCGCGAGCAGCGTGAACTGCAGGAGAAGAACGCCTCGCTGCTCAAGAAACTCGACGCCTGGGAACACGAGGAGCGGGTGCGCGACCAGCTGGTGCACATGCTGGTCCACGACCTGAAAAACCCCATCGCGGCGGTGCTGGGCCTGCTCGAAATCGTCGAGGACGACGAGCGGCTGCCCAAGGACATGAAGGAACTGGTGCACCTCTCGCGCGAGGAAACCCAGCACCTGCTGCACCTGTCGGTCAACATGCTCGACGTGCGCAAGATTCAGGCCGGCAAGATGAACCTGGATTTCGAGCTGATGTTCTCGCCGATGCTGCGCGAGGTGATCGACCTGGCGCAAAACGACGTGGGCGCGGGCCTGCGCGAGCGGCGCCTCACCATCGAGGTTTCGCCCAACCTCTCGCCGGTGCGCGCCGATCCCGACATCCTGCGCCGGATTTTCGCCAATCTGCTGAGCAACGCTATGAAGCACACCACCGCAGGCGGGCATATCGACGTGGCCGTGATGCAGGTGGGCGAGGACTTGCAGTTCAGCATGCGCGACGACGGCGAGGGCATTCCCGCCGAGGACATTCCCAACCTGTTTGCCGCCTTCGAGCAGTCGCGCCTGACCCTGCACGGGCGCTTCGACACCGGCATGGGGCTGGCTTTTTGCAAGCTGGCCGTCGAGGGCCACGGCGGGCGCATCTGGGTCGAGTCGGTGCGCGGTCAGGGCTCGCTGTTTACCTTCGTGCTGCCGCTGGCCCGCGACGAGGAAGACGACGACGATTTCGCCGAACTGGTGTCGTAA
- a CDS encoding M3 family metallopeptidase, with translation MTQTDSMAASLAESGNPLLNLGFKIPFDQIEPRHAEEAADLLIARSREDLERLAQAPERQFEGFLRDLDVLGQQLSAVQVVVNHLNSVVSSDEWRAANEAILPKVSAFFTELGLHAGLWSALKAYQQSGEAQQLGAEWAHFLQLTVDEFRRSGADLDEAGKARLTEINVRLAELTNRYGKNVMDGIKAYELYVPAERLAGVPPRLIEATGKDAEAHGRPGLHRLTLHAPVLSPVLTYADDRSLREELSRANNLVGIGEGRDNRELLPEILRLRRERAALLGFATFADLVTADRMSGSAQAAIDFERDLEARTRPFFEQENRELLAFYRQKAGEDAPEMAPWDVAYWAEKLRAERYDFDEEALRPYFPMAQVLSGLFEITRRVFGITVQEAQAPGWHPEVQYYNLLNEDGQHVASFYTDWFPRDSKRGGAWMNALYTGGPREDGFAPHLGLMCGNLNPPSGDTPSLLNLREVETVFHEFGHLLHHALSRVPVRSLSGTRVAWDFVELPSQIMENWIWTPEGLSLIARHYQTGEGLPEELYTKMMAARNFRAAATAMRQYSFGTVDLSLHAEYTENDGDVLAYARNVLSRYSPVPPLPDSAFIAQFGHLFSSPVGYAGGYYSYKWAEVLDADAFSRFEKEGVFNRQTGRDFVERILSRGGSKDAGELYRDFMGRGPDPQALLRRSGLSAQD, from the coding sequence ATGACGCAAACCGATTCGATGGCCGCCAGCCTCGCCGAAAGCGGCAACCCGCTGCTCAACCTCGGCTTCAAAATTCCCTTCGACCAGATCGAGCCGCGCCACGCCGAGGAAGCCGCCGATCTGCTGATCGCCCGCAGCCGTGAGGACCTCGAGCGCCTCGCCCAGGCCCCCGAGCGCCAGTTCGAGGGCTTTTTGCGCGACCTCGACGTGCTGGGTCAGCAGCTCTCGGCGGTGCAGGTGGTGGTCAACCACCTCAACTCGGTGGTGTCGAGTGACGAGTGGCGGGCGGCCAACGAAGCGATCCTGCCGAAAGTGAGCGCCTTTTTCACCGAGCTGGGGCTGCACGCGGGCCTCTGGTCGGCGCTCAAGGCCTACCAGCAGAGCGGGGAAGCCCAGCAACTCGGCGCCGAGTGGGCGCACTTTCTGCAGCTCACGGTGGACGAGTTCCGGCGCAGCGGGGCCGATCTCGACGAGGCCGGCAAGGCCCGCCTGACCGAGATCAACGTGCGGCTGGCCGAGCTGACCAACCGCTACGGCAAGAACGTCATGGACGGCATCAAGGCCTATGAGCTGTACGTGCCGGCAGAGCGGCTGGCCGGGGTGCCGCCGCGCCTCATCGAGGCCACCGGCAAAGACGCCGAGGCGCACGGCCGTCCGGGACTGCACCGCCTGACGCTGCACGCCCCGGTGCTCTCGCCGGTGCTGACCTACGCCGATGACCGCAGCCTGCGTGAGGAACTCAGCCGCGCCAACAACCTGGTGGGCATCGGCGAGGGCCGCGACAACCGCGAGCTGCTGCCGGAGATTCTGCGACTACGCCGCGAGCGCGCCGCGCTGCTGGGCTTTGCCACCTTCGCCGATCTGGTCACCGCCGACCGGATGTCCGGCAGCGCCCAGGCCGCCATCGACTTCGAGCGCGATCTGGAGGCGCGTACCCGGCCCTTCTTCGAGCAGGAAAACCGCGAGCTGCTGGCCTTCTACCGCCAGAAGGCCGGCGAGGACGCGCCGGAGATGGCGCCCTGGGACGTGGCCTACTGGGCCGAGAAACTGCGCGCCGAGCGTTACGACTTCGACGAGGAAGCGCTGCGGCCCTACTTTCCGATGGCGCAGGTGCTCTCGGGCCTGTTCGAGATCACCCGGCGGGTCTTCGGCATCACGGTGCAGGAAGCCCAGGCGCCCGGCTGGCACCCCGAGGTCCAGTATTACAACCTGCTCAACGAGGACGGCCAGCACGTCGCCAGCTTCTACACCGACTGGTTTCCGCGCGACAGCAAGCGCGGCGGCGCCTGGATGAACGCCCTGTATACCGGCGGCCCCCGCGAGGACGGCTTCGCGCCGCACCTGGGACTGATGTGCGGCAACCTCAACCCGCCGTCGGGCGACACGCCCTCGCTGCTCAACCTGCGCGAAGTCGAGACGGTCTTTCACGAATTCGGCCACCTGCTGCACCACGCGCTCTCGCGGGTGCCGGTGCGTTCGCTGAGCGGCACCCGCGTGGCCTGGGACTTCGTGGAGTTGCCCTCGCAGATCATGGAGAACTGGATCTGGACGCCCGAGGGCCTCTCGCTGATCGCCCGCCACTACCAGACCGGCGAGGGGCTTCCCGAGGAGCTGTACACCAAGATGATGGCCGCGCGCAACTTCCGCGCCGCCGCCACCGCCATGCGCCAGTACAGCTTCGGCACGGTGGACCTCTCGCTGCACGCCGAGTACACCGAGAACGACGGCGACGTGCTGGCCTACGCCCGCAATGTCCTGAGCCGCTACTCGCCGGTGCCGCCGCTGCCCGACAGCGCCTTCATCGCCCAGTTCGGCCACCTGTTTTCCAGCCCGGTCGGCTATGCCGGCGGCTACTACAGCTATAAGTGGGCCGAGGTGCTCGACGCCGACGCCTTCAGCCGCTTCGAGAAAGAAGGGGTGTTCAACCGCCAGACCGGGCGCGACTTTGTCGAGCGCATCCTCTCGCGGGGCGGCTCGAAGGACGCCGGCGAGCTCTACCGTGATTTCATGGGCCGGGGTCCCGATCCGCAGGCGCTGCTGCGCCGCAGCGGTCTGAGCGCCCAGGACTGA
- the nuoD gene encoding NADH dehydrogenase (quinone) subunit D: MQPDHQESRRPERVGSLTAQQGALMHTEVMSLNVGPQHPSTHGVLRLVVDMDGEYVIKVTPHMGYLHTGFEKTFEHRTYQQGVTYAPRTDYLHSFGHELAYVLGVEKLMQAEVPERATTVRVILHELGRIHSHLVFLGTALMDLGAITLFFYCFREKEAVQDLFEEVCGYRMNQGYFRVGGLSRDIPDGWAEHVQKFVDEFDKHVDEYANMFATNPIFLDRAVGVGVIPADVAIDLGLTGPNLRASGVPLDHRKANPYCGYETYDFNVPTSDKGDSHARFLLRLDELRESAKIVRQALKRLKPGPIKDPNRKISLPPRHELETSMEAVIHHFKLVTEGFHPPLGEVYVPVETARGEVGYYIISDGGSMPYRVKIRAPSFVNLQALEYACVGGQFADLITILATIDPVLGDVDR; this comes from the coding sequence ATGCAGCCCGATCACCAGGAAAGCCGCCGGCCCGAGCGTGTCGGTTCGCTGACGGCCCAGCAGGGCGCCCTGATGCACACCGAGGTGATGAGCCTCAACGTGGGGCCGCAGCACCCCAGCACCCACGGCGTGTTGCGGCTGGTGGTCGATATGGACGGCGAGTACGTCATCAAGGTGACGCCGCACATGGGCTACCTGCACACCGGCTTCGAGAAGACCTTCGAGCACCGCACTTACCAGCAGGGCGTGACCTACGCGCCGCGCACCGATTACCTGCACTCGTTCGGCCACGAACTGGCCTACGTGCTGGGCGTCGAGAAGCTGATGCAGGCCGAGGTGCCGGAGCGGGCCACCACCGTGCGGGTGATTTTGCACGAGCTGGGGCGCATCCACTCGCACCTGGTGTTTCTCGGCACCGCGCTGATGGACCTGGGCGCCATCACTTTGTTCTTCTACTGCTTCCGCGAGAAGGAAGCGGTGCAGGACCTCTTCGAGGAAGTCTGCGGCTACCGCATGAACCAGGGCTACTTCCGGGTGGGCGGGCTCTCACGCGACATTCCCGACGGCTGGGCCGAGCACGTCCAGAAGTTCGTGGACGAGTTCGACAAGCACGTTGACGAGTACGCCAACATGTTCGCCACCAACCCGATCTTCCTCGACCGGGCGGTGGGGGTGGGCGTGATTCCCGCCGACGTGGCGATCGACCTGGGCCTGACCGGGCCGAACCTGCGCGCTTCGGGCGTGCCGCTCGACCACCGCAAAGCCAATCCGTACTGCGGCTACGAGACCTACGACTTCAACGTGCCGACCAGCGACAAGGGCGACTCGCACGCCCGCTTCCTGCTGCGCCTCGACGAGCTGCGTGAAAGCGCCAAGATCGTGCGGCAGGCCTTGAAGCGCCTCAAGCCCGGCCCGATCAAGGATCCCAACCGCAAGATCAGTTTGCCGCCGCGCCACGAACTCGAAACCAGCATGGAGGCGGTGATTCACCACTTCAAGCTCGTGACGGAAGGCTTTCACCCGCCGCTGGGCGAGGTGTACGTGCCGGTGGAAACCGCGCGCGGCGAGGTGGGGTACTACATCATCTCCGACGGCGGCAGCATGCCGTACCGGGTCAAGATCCGGGCGCCGAGCTTCGTGAACCTGCAGGCGCTGGAATACGCCTGCGTGGGCGGGCAGTTCGCCGACCTGATCACCATTCTGGCGACCATCGACCCGGTGCTGGGAGACGTGGACCGGTGA
- a CDS encoding TIGR00266 family protein — MIPDLPNPAEIDGEARSGLSYRIFGTIQPTLIVDLSARHGMMSDAGGMSWMSATVEMNTNTGGGLLKGLARMVGGGTLFLINFTTPSEGQVAFAADFPGKIVPLDLEAGEQIIMHKHAFLAAEASVNLAVTFTRRFGAGLVGGDGFVLQSVTGPGMAFAELDGDAIEYRLQAGETLLVEPGHVAMFEGSVTFDVQMMKGIRNIIFSGEALFFARLQGPGRVWLNSMSASKVAHRIGEYLPKGG; from the coding sequence ATGATCCCCGACTTGCCCAACCCGGCCGAGATCGACGGCGAAGCGCGCAGCGGCCTGAGTTACCGCATTTTCGGCACCATCCAGCCGACCCTGATCGTCGATCTGAGTGCCCGGCACGGGATGATGAGCGACGCCGGCGGCATGTCGTGGATGAGCGCCACCGTCGAGATGAACACCAACACTGGGGGCGGCCTGCTCAAGGGCCTGGCCCGGATGGTGGGCGGCGGGACGCTGTTTCTGATCAACTTCACCACCCCCAGCGAGGGTCAGGTGGCCTTCGCCGCCGACTTTCCCGGCAAGATCGTGCCGCTCGACCTCGAGGCCGGCGAGCAGATCATCATGCACAAGCACGCGTTTCTGGCGGCCGAGGCGAGCGTCAATCTGGCGGTGACGTTTACCCGCCGCTTCGGGGCCGGCTTGGTGGGCGGCGACGGTTTCGTGTTGCAAAGCGTGACCGGGCCGGGCATGGCCTTTGCCGAGCTCGACGGCGACGCCATCGAATACCGCCTGCAGGCCGGCGAAACGCTGCTGGTGGAGCCGGGCCACGTCGCCATGTTCGAGGGCAGCGTGACCTTCGACGTGCAGATGATGAAAGGCATCCGCAACATCATCTTTTCCGGTGAGGCGCTGTTTTTCGCTCGGTTGCAGGGGCCGGGGCGGGTGTGGCTCAACAGCATGTCGGCCAGCAAGGTGGCCCACCGCATCGGGGAATACCTGCCTAAAGGCGGCTGA
- the nuoE gene encoding NADH-quinone oxidoreductase subunit NuoE translates to MGYFDDKSELVQDIFSRYPGSPQGKRSALMPLLREVQDAHGFVSEPHLAEIASLIGTTATEVRSVMSFYSTYHTVPTGKNHLQVCSTLMCALAGSDELWDHLVETLDVQPGEVTRDGLFSVQKVECLGSCGTAPMLQINDLGYYEQVTRRRCDDLIAAMRAGAMPDPDHPVPAVVLEDGRQVLANGEETGAGTDSLYPVTGGRL, encoded by the coding sequence GTGGGTTATTTCGACGACAAGTCCGAACTGGTGCAAGACATCTTCAGCCGCTACCCCGGCAGTCCGCAGGGCAAGCGGAGTGCCCTGATGCCGCTGCTGCGCGAAGTGCAAGACGCCCACGGCTTCGTGTCCGAGCCGCACCTGGCCGAGATCGCTTCGCTCATCGGCACCACCGCCACCGAGGTCCGCAGCGTGATGAGCTTCTACTCGACCTACCACACCGTGCCCACCGGCAAAAATCACCTGCAGGTCTGCTCGACTTTGATGTGCGCCCTGGCCGGAAGCGACGAGCTGTGGGATCACCTCGTCGAGACGCTGGACGTGCAGCCCGGCGAGGTGACCAGAGACGGCCTGTTCAGCGTGCAGAAGGTCGAGTGCCTGGGCAGCTGCGGCACCGCGCCGATGCTGCAGATCAACGACCTCGGCTACTACGAACAGGTCACCCGGCGCCGCTGCGACGACCTGATCGCCGCCATGCGCGCCGGAGCCATGCCCGACCCCGACCACCCGGTGCCGGCGGTGGTGCTGGAAGACGGGCGGCAGGTGCTCGCCAACGGTGAGGAAACCGGCGCGGGCACCGACAGCTTGTACCCGGTGACGGGAGGCCGCCTGTGA
- a CDS encoding NuoB/complex I 20 kDa subunit family protein, translated as MPLKELFERDWQELESEGILFSSLEKLVAWGRSNSLWPATFGLACCAIEMMSATDGRNDLARFGSEVFRASPRQADVMIVAGRLSKKMAPIMRRVYDQMPDPKWVISMGACASSGGMFNNYAIVQNVDSVVPVDIFVPGCPPRPEALIFAVMQLQKKVRGEAFDQLGNQLPMVDAWTR; from the coding sequence ATGCCGCTTAAAGAACTCTTCGAGCGCGACTGGCAGGAACTCGAATCCGAGGGGATCCTGTTTTCCAGTCTGGAGAAACTGGTGGCCTGGGGGCGCAGCAACTCGCTGTGGCCGGCGACGTTCGGGCTGGCCTGCTGCGCCATCGAGATGATGAGCGCCACCGACGGACGCAACGATCTGGCACGCTTCGGCTCGGAGGTGTTCCGGGCCTCTCCCCGGCAGGCCGACGTGATGATCGTGGCCGGGCGCCTCTCCAAGAAGATGGCCCCGATCATGCGCCGGGTCTATGACCAGATGCCGGACCCCAAATGGGTGATCAGCATGGGGGCCTGCGCCAGCAGTGGGGGCATGTTCAACAACTACGCCATCGTGCAGAACGTCGACAGCGTGGTGCCGGTGGACATCTTCGTGCCGGGCTGCCCGCCCAGGCCCGAGGCGCTGATCTTCGCGGTGATGCAGCTTCAGAAGAAGGTGCGCGGCGAGGCCTTCGATCAGCTCGGCAACCAGCTGCCGATGGTGGACGCATGGACCCGCTGA
- a CDS encoding NADH-quinone oxidoreductase subunit C: protein MDPLIAQLGLMAEDAAEPTAVVGAEQLESVAARLKQAGFMLMDVVGVDYGAYVEPRPQRFGVLYNVYHPYDHRRLFLRVWVRDGEGLPSLFPVWKSANYLEREVYDLMGIVFEGHPDLRKVLTPDDLEGHPLRKDFPLEEVHTLFRDGRFIDPPTFRAGMTGQSAGLTGWRGSLRKGGKRDIEPPVMPQGGPK from the coding sequence ATGGACCCGCTGATCGCCCAGCTCGGCCTCATGGCCGAGGACGCCGCCGAGCCGACCGCTGTGGTGGGCGCCGAGCAGCTCGAAAGCGTCGCCGCCCGGCTCAAGCAGGCCGGCTTCATGCTGATGGACGTGGTCGGCGTGGACTACGGCGCCTACGTCGAGCCGCGCCCGCAGCGCTTCGGCGTGCTGTACAACGTCTACCATCCCTACGACCACCGCCGCCTGTTCCTGCGCGTCTGGGTGCGCGACGGCGAGGGGCTGCCGAGCCTGTTTCCGGTGTGGAAGTCGGCCAATTACCTGGAGCGCGAGGTCTACGACCTGATGGGCATCGTGTTCGAGGGCCACCCGGATTTGCGCAAGGTGCTGACCCCCGACGACCTGGAAGGCCACCCGCTGCGCAAGGACTTTCCGCTCGAAGAAGTCCACACCCTCTTTCGCGACGGGCGCTTCATCGATCCGCCAACCTTCCGGGCCGGCATGACCGGGCAAAGCGCCGGCCTGACCGGCTGGCGCGGCAGCCTCAGAAAAGGTGGAAAGCGCGACATCGAGCCGCCGGTGATGCCGCAAGGAGGACCGAAATGA
- a CDS encoding NADH-quinone oxidoreductase subunit A, with the protein MLLIAGGIGVLAVVVSLLLGPKKPSASKLMPYESGNDPEGTGRERFPVHFYLVAMLFIVFDIETAFFYPLAVAYQNVGAFAFWEMVTFVVLVLVGYFYILKKGVLEWN; encoded by the coding sequence ATGTTGCTGATCGCCGGCGGCATCGGCGTGCTGGCCGTGGTGGTCAGCTTGTTGCTGGGGCCCAAGAAGCCCAGCGCGAGCAAGCTGATGCCCTACGAAAGCGGCAACGACCCGGAAGGCACCGGCCGCGAACGTTTCCCGGTGCATTTTTATCTGGTGGCGATGCTGTTTATCGTGTTCGACATCGAAACGGCCTTCTTTTATCCGCTGGCGGTGGCTTACCAGAACGTCGGCGCCTTTGCCTTCTGGGAAATGGTGACGTTCGTGGTGCTGGTGCTGGTGGGGTACTTCTACATCCTGAAAAAGGGCGTGCTGGAATGGAACTGA